One Aegilops tauschii subsp. strangulata cultivar AL8/78 chromosome 7, Aet v6.0, whole genome shotgun sequence genomic window carries:
- the LOC109781834 gene encoding ornithine decarboxylase 1B, chloroplastic-like: MAGGSPMQSVLVARGVKGRKLHAFKRNGKDAGVTGVMRSIAGTEEQGAFFVFDLATVVDLYSRWCRALDGVRPYYAVKCNPEPAMLGAMAALGAGFDCASRAEIEAVLVLGVVEPGSIVYANPCKPEAHLRYAAEVGVNLATYDTEDEVAKVKRCHPSCDLLLRIKGPDNPDAKIDLGTKYGARADEVVPLLRAAQRAGLRVAGVAFHVGACTSRVDVYRGAIEAARAAFDAAAQLGMPPMRVLDIGGGFMPDATFDEAAEAIGDALAQHFPPGCGVEVIGEPGQYFAEKAFTLAARVIGRRARGEAREYWIDDGIYGALSCTILGDYVPRPRPLAPPRPGGENMCSTYASTVFGPTCDSRDKVVTGYQLPEMNVGDWLVFDGIGAYAASSGTNFNGFLIADIKTHLAYST; encoded by the coding sequence ATGGCCGGAGGCAGCCCAATGCAGTCGGTGCTGGTGGCCCGCGGGGTGAAGGGCAGGAAGCTGCACGCCTTCAAGCGCAATGGGAAGGACGCCGGCGTCACCGGCGTCATGCGCTCCATCGCCGGCACCGAGGAGCAGGGCGCCTTCTTCGTCTTTGACCTCGCCACGGTCGTCGACTTGTACAGCCGCTGGTGCCGCGCGCTCGACGGCGTCCGACCCTACTACGCCGTCAAGTGCAACCCCGAGCCGGCCATGCTCGGCGCCATGGCGGCGCTCGGCGCGGGCTTCGACTGCGCCAGCCGCGCCGAGATCGAGGCCGTCCTCGTGCTCGGCGTCGTCGAGCCCGGGAGCATCGTGTACGCCAACCCGTGCAAGCCCGAGGCGCACCTCAGGTACGCGGCCGAGGTCGGCGTCAACCTCGCCACCTACGACACCGAGGACGAGGTGGCCAAGGTGAAGCGCTGCCACCCGAGCTGCGACCTCCTCCTCCGCATCAAGGGCCCCGACAACCCCGACGCCAAGATCGACCTCGGCACCAAGTACGGCGCGCGCGCCGACGAGGTGGTCCCGCTCCTGCGGGCCGCGCAGCGCGCGGGGCTCCGCGTGGCCGGCGTGGCGTTCCACGTCGGGGCGTGCACGTCCCGCGTCGACGTGTACCGCGGGGCCATCGAGGCCGCCCGCGCGGCGTTCGACGCGGCCGCGCAGCTCGGCATGCCGCCCATgcgcgtgctcgacatcggcggcGGCTTCATGCCGGACGCCACGTTCGACGAGGCGGCGGAGGCCATCGGCGATGCGCTCGCGCAGCACTTCCCGCCCGGGTGCGGCGTGGAGGTGATCGGCGAGCCGGGGCAGTACTTCGCCGAGAAGGCCTTCACGCTCGCGGCGCGGGTCATCGGGAGGCGCGCGCGCGGCGAGGCGCGCGAGTACTGGATCGACGACGGCATCTACGGCGCCCTCAGCTGCACCATCTTGGGCGACTACGTGCCGCGCCCGAGGCCGCTGGCGCCCCCGCGTCCCGGCGGCGAGAACATGTGCAGTACGTACGCGTCGACGGTGTTCGGGCCGACGTGCGACTCCCGCGACAAGGTGGTGACCGGGTACCAGCTGCCGGAGATGAACGTGGGGGACTGGCTCGTGTTCGACGGCATAGGCGCGTACGCCGCCTCGTCGGGCACCAACTTCAATGGATTCTTGATCGCCGACATAAAGACGCACTTGGCCTACTCCACCTAG